Proteins encoded in a region of the Pieris brassicae chromosome 3, ilPieBrab1.1, whole genome shotgun sequence genome:
- the LOC123707000 gene encoding uncharacterized protein LOC123707000: MSGGQGSARRPPRSGGGGGGGGTLPASGFTYVGNRQPLTLNNGAPAPHLNNGSLRSLPDKGKRNGTACRSDDFKRNLDARYSRKQDNGYPRASETVPGLGRGPDRDADYGEPEYSVIAESFARDDYCSHSNTFNC, translated from the coding sequence ATGTCGGGCGGCCAGGGCTCCGCGCGCCGGCCGCCGCGCTCGGGCGGAGGCGGAGGCGGCGGGGGCACCTTGCCCGCGAGCGGCTTCACCTACGTCGGCAACAGGCAGCCGCTGACGCTCAACAACGGGGCGCCGGCGCCGCACCTCAACAACGGCTCGCTTCGCTCGTTGCCCGACAAGGGGAAGCGCAACGGGACGGCGTGCCGGTCGGACGACTTCAAGCGAAACCTCGACGCGCGTTACTCGCGCAAGCAGGATAACGGCTACCCGCGGGCCTCCGAAACGGTGCCGGGGCTGGGCCGAGGGCCGGATCGAGACGCCGACTACGGCGAGCCCGAGTACTCCGTCATCGCCGAGAGCTTCGCACGAGACGACTACTGCTCGCACTCGAACACCTTCAACTGTTGA
- the LOC123706999 gene encoding leucine-rich repeat-containing protein let-4-like, with the protein MKGIGRHAHSDASFRISTMARARCATRLLEVIASNVLCVIMWSMALLIWSGGATALANCPGGCSCNDDTLVVLCEESRLDVLPIALNPSIQRLIIRNNKIKTIDASLQFYTELQHLDLSQNHLVNIPPKSFSFQKKLQELHLNHNKLSSVSNATFQGLNSLTVLNLKHNFLEELTNGVFTTLPRLEELNLGQNRISRIDPKAFSGLSALRILYLDDNQLSSVPTTSFTLLGSLAELHVGLNAFSYLPDDAFAGLNRLAVLDLNGAGLSNISEYAFRGLPGLRSLNLFGNRLTAVPTEQLSSLTRLEELYLGQNDFIALEIHSFKGLKNLRLIDITGATQLERTSKGTFEDNLNLETIVLSNNKKLSVIEEGSMLGLPKLRHLSLRDNAIIALSETTFIGKELRQLDLTDNPIFCDCQLLWLRELLNDKSNFTQIQCASPENLKDKYLRTLNADDLGCVLHDSRQQTIICIIVVACVASVATLVLVLYRYRKSMQEKLKDYKWNKGRKNLDYHKPISTEEDCIVRGIHPSHYPAPPPHASGLRPIPVTEL; encoded by the exons ATGGCACGGGCGCGCTGTGCGACCAGGCTTCTTGAGGTCATCGCGTCGAATGTCTTATGT GTGATCATGTGGTCTATGGCGCTGTTGATTTGGAGCGGAGGCGCGACTGCGCTGGCCAACTGCCCGGGCGGCTGCAGTTGCAACGACGACACACTGGTGGTTCTGTGCGAGGAGAGCCGCCTCGACGTGTTGCCCATTGCGCTCAACCCCTCCATCCAGCGCCTAATCATCCGCAACAACAAGATCAAGACTATAGACGCATCTTTGCAGTTCTACACTGAGCTACAACACCTAGACTTATCGCAGAACCATCTCGTCAATATACCCCCGAAGTCGTTTTCGTTTCAGAAGAAATTACAAGAGTTGCATTTGAATCATAACAAATTGTCGTCCGTTTCCAACGCCACTTTCCAAGGACTCAACTCTCTCActgttcttaatttaaaacacaacTTTTTAGAAGAGCTTACAAATGGCGTTTTCACCACACTGCCGCGCCTAGAAGAGCTAAACTTAGGGCAGAATCGTATATCCAGAATCGATCCGAAGGCATTTTCTGGACTATCCGCGTTGAGGATTCTTTATTTAGATGATAACCAGTTAAGTTCAGTGCCGACCACGTCTTTTACCCTGCTAGGGAGCCTTGCCGAGCTTCACGTGGGGCTTAACGCATTCTCCTATCTACCAGACGATGCTTTCGCCGGACTCAATAGGCTTGCCGTACTCGATCTTAACGGAGCCGGTCTCTCGAATATTAGCGAGTATGCTTTCAGAGGTCTTCCAGGTCTAAGAAGTCTAAATTTATTCGGTAATCGCTTGACAGCGGTGCCCACAGAACAATTGTCCAGTTTGACGCGGTTAGAAGAACTTTACCTGGGGCAGAATGACTTCATCGCTTTGGAAATTCATTCTTTCAAAGGATTAAAGAACTTACGACTAATAGATATAACGGGTGCGACGCAGCTCGAGAGAACAAGTAAAGGCACCTTCGAAGACAATTTAAACTTAGAAACAATTGTTCTATCCAATAACAAGAAATTATCTGTCATAGAGGAGGGGAGCATGCTGGGCCTTCCTAAGTTGAGGCATTTGTCGTTGCGAGACAACGCCATTATAGCCCTGAGCGAAACGACTTTTATCGGTAAGGAGCTGAGGCAACTGGATTTGACAGACAACCCGATCTTCTGCGATTGCCAACTGCTCTGGCTCCGGGAACTGTTGAACGACAAAAGCAATTTTACACAAATCCAGTGTGCGAGCCCCGAAAACcttaaagacaaatatttacgGACTCTCAACGCCGACGACCTGGGTTGCGTCCTTCACGACTCGCGCCAGCAGACGATCATCTGCATCATCGTAGTGGCCTGCGTCGCGTCCGTCGCGACCTTAGTTCTAGTTCTGTACAGATATCGGAAGAGCATGCAAGAAAAACTGAAGGACTACAAATGGAATAAGGGAAGAAAAAACTTAGACTACCACAAGCCGATCTCGACCGAGGAGGACTGCATCGTGCGCGGCATCCATCCCTCGCACTACCCCGCGCCACCTCCGCACGCGTCCGGCCTCAGGCCCATTCCGGTGACGGAACTGTAG